The Phaenicophaeus curvirostris isolate KB17595 chromosome 15, BPBGC_Pcur_1.0, whole genome shotgun sequence genome window below encodes:
- the LARS1 gene encoding leucine--tRNA ligase, cytoplasmic: MAERKGTAKLDFLRKIEKEIQQKWDDERAFEVNAPDRQDQKSKGKYFVTFPYPYMNGRLHLGHTFSLSKCEFAVGYQRLKGKSCLFPFGLHCTGMPIKACADKLKREIELYGCPPEFPDEEEEEEENSAKKEEIIIKDKAKGKKSKAAAKTGSSKYQWGIMKSLGLSDKEVVSFSEAEHWLDYFPPLAVQDLKSMGLKVDWRRSFITTDVNPYYDSFVRWQFLTLKERNKIKFGKRYTIYSPKDGQPCMDHDRQTGEGVGPQEYTLVKMKVLDPYPAKLSGLRGKNIFLVAATLRPETMFGQTNCWLRPDMKYIGFETVNGDIFICTQRAARNMSYQGFTKDNGVVPVVKELMGEEILGAALSAPLTTYKVIYALPMLTIKEDKGTGVVTSVPSDSPDDIAALRDLKKKPALRVKYSIKDEMVLPFEPVPIIEIPGYGNLCAPSICDELKIQSQNDREKLAEAKEQMYLKGFYEGVMLVDGFKGQKVQDVKKRIQKMMVDNDEAMIYMEPEKQVMSRSGDECVVALCDQWYLDYGEENWKKQASECLKHLETFCEETRRNFEAALDWLQEHACSRTYGLGTRLPWDEQWLIESLSDSTIYMAYYTVAHLLQGGNLRGQGESPLGIRAHQMSKDVWDYIFFKAAPFPKTEIPKEKLDKLKEEFEFWYPVDLRVSGKDLVPNHLSYYLYNHVAMWADQREKWPVAVRANGHLLLNSEKMSKSTGNFLTLTQAVDKFSADGMRLALADAGDTVEDANFVQAMADAGILRLYTWVEWVKEMIANRDSLRSGPANTFNDRVFASEMNAGIMKTDQNYEKMMFKEALKTGFFEFQAAKDKYRELAIEGMHRELVFRFIEVQTLLLAPICPHLCEHIWSLLGKPGSIMRALWPTAGPVDEVLIRSSQYLMEAAHDLRLRLKNYMAPVKGKKSVKEPSQKPSHCTIYVAKSYPPWQHTTLSVLRKHYQAGGGQLPDNKVIASELSTLPELKKYMKKVMPFVAMIKENLEKNGSCVLDLEMEFDERAVLTENIVYLTNSLELDHIEVKFASEAEDKIKEECCPGKPFSVFRTEPSVSVFLVNPQPSNGHFSTKIAIRQGDSRETVIRRLMKTDRGIKDLSKVKLMRFDDPVLGPRRVPVLGREEAEKTPILEQAIFHINLEKKQVCITENGLTKDIGDTIVYLVH, translated from the exons ATGGCG GAGCGCAAAGGGACAGCAAAACTCGATTTCCTGAGGAAAATTGAGAAGGAGATCCAGCAGAAGTGGGACGATGAGCGAGCGTTTGAGGTTAACGCTCCGGATAGGCAGGACCAGAAGAG CAAAGGAAAGTACTTTGTTACCTTTCCCTACCCCTACATGAATGGCCGTCTTCACCTGGGACACACATTTTCTTTGTCTAAATGTGAG TTTGCAGTTGGGTATCAGAGGCTAAAGGGAAAGAGCTGCTTGTTCCCGTTTGGCCTGCACTGCACTGGGATGCCTATAAAG GCTTGTGCAGATAAGCTAAAGCGAGAAATTGAGTTATACGGCTGCCCTCCAGAATTTCcagatgaggaggaagaagaggaagaaaattctgctaaaaaagaagaaattatcatcaaagacaaagcaaaaggCAAGAAG AGCAAGGCTGCTGCCAAGACTGGCTCCTCCAAATACCAGTGGGGAATCATGAAGTCTTTGGGTCTCTCTGATAAAGAAGTAGTCAGCTTTTCTGAAGCTGAGCACTGGCTGGATTATTTCCCTCCCCTTGCTGTTCAGGATCTAAAGAGCATGGGACTGAAG GTGGATTGGAGGCGTTCTTTCATTACTACAGATGTTAACCCTTACTATGATTCCTTTGTACGATGGCAATTCCTTACGTTAAAGGAAAGGAATAAGATTAAATTTGGGAAACG GTACACAATTTATTCTCCAAAAGATGGGCAGCCTTGCATGGATCACGATAGGCAAACAGGAGAG GGTGTTGGGCCTCAGGAATATACACTAGTAAAAATGAAGGTGTTGGATCCTTACCCTGCAAAATTAAG tGGCCTaagagggaaaaatatcttcttggTGGCTGCTACACTCAGACCGGAGACCATGTTTGGACAGACTAACTGCTGGCTTCGCCCAGACATGAAATACATCGGCTTTGAAACTGTGAATGGGGATATTTTCATCTGTACCCAGAGAGCTGCCAGGAACATGTCTTACCAGGGCTTCACGAAAGATAATGGAGTTGTGCCTGTTGTCAAGGAGCTGATGGGAGAA GAGATTCTTGGCGCTGCGCTTTCGGCGCCTCTCACCACCTACAAAGTGATATACGCTCTTCCCATGCTCACGATCAAGGAAGACAAAG GGACTGGAGTGGTGACAAGTGTTCCCTCTGATTCTCCAGATGACATTGCAGCGCTGcgtgatctgaaaaaaaagccg GCTTTAAGAGTGAAGTACAGCATCAAAGATGAGATGGTCCTGCCATTCGAGCCG GTGCCCATTATTGAAATCCCAGGGTATGGCAACCTCTGTGCTCCATCCATCTGTGATGAGCTCAAAATCCAGAGTCAGAATGACCGAGAGAAACTTGCTGAGGCCAAGGAGCAAATGTACCTGAAAGGGTTTTACGAGGGA GTAATGTTGGTGGATGGATTCAAAGGACAAAAAGTTCAAGATGTCAAGAAGCGCATTCAGAAGATGATGGTGGATAAC GATGAAGCCATGATTTATATGGAACCTGAAAAACAAGTTATGTCAAGGTCTGGTGATGAGTGTGTCGTGGCCCTTTGTGACCAGTG GTATTTAGATTATGGTGAAGAGAACTGGAAGAAACAAGCGTCAGAGTGCCTGAAACACCTGGAGAC GTTTTGTGAAGAGACTAGGAGAAACTTTGAAGCTGCGTTAGATTGGCTACAAGAGCATGCATGCTCCAGGACGTATGGCTTAG GTACCCGGCTGCCCTGGGATGAGCAGTGGCTGATAGAGTCTCTCTCTGACTCAACTATCTACATGGCCTACTACACAGTGGCCCACCTGCTGCAGGGAGGTAACCTGAgaggccaaggagaatctcctcTAGGCATCAG GGCACATCAAATGAGCAAAGACGTCTGGGATTACATCTTCTTCAAGGCAGCTCCATTTCCTAAAACTGAGATTCCAAAGGAAAAGTTGGACAAGCTGAAGGAGGAGTTTGAGTTTTGGTATCCTGTGGATCTCAGAGTTTCTGGCAAAGACCTTGTTCCCAATCACCTCTCATACTACCTCTATAATCATGTGGCTATGTGGGCAGATCAAAG AGAAAAATGGCCAGTGGCTGTGAGAGCGAATGGACATCTCCTTCTCAATTCTGAAAAG atgtCTAAATCAACAGGCAACTTCCTTACCCTGACTCAGGCTGTTGACAAGTTTTCTGCAGATG GCATGCGTTTAGCCTTGGCTGATGCTGGAGACACTGTTGAAGATGCCAACTTTGTGCAAGCAATGGCAGATGCTGGTATTCTTCGTCTGTACACGTGGGTGGAATGGGTCAAGGAGATGATTGCAAACAGAGACAGTCTAAGAAGTGGTCCTGCCAACACCTTCAATGACAGAGTCTTTGCCAG TGAAATGAATGCGGGCATAATGAAGACAGACCAAAACTATGagaagatgatgtttaaggAAGCTCTTAAAACCGGCTTCTTTGAATTTCAG GCAGCGAAGGATAAATATCGTGAGCTGGCGATAGAAGGAATGCACAGAGAGCTGGTGTTTCGGTTTATTGAAGTTCAGACTCTACTGTTGGCTCCCATCTGTCCCCACTTGTGTGAGCACATCTGGTCCCTGCTGGGAAAG CCTGGTTCCATCATGAGAGCCTTATGGCCGACAGCAGGGCCTGTAGACGAGGTGTTGATCCGCTCCTCTCAGTACCTCATGGAAGCAGCTCATGACCTCCGACTCCGCCTCAAGAACTACATGGCACCTGTGAAAGGAAAG AAAAGCGTGAAAGAGCCTTCCCAGAAGCCTTCTCACTGTACCATCTATGTGGCAAAGAGCTACCCACCGTGGCAGCACACCACCTTATCGGTTCTGCGCAAGCACTATCAG GCCGGTGGAGGTCAGCTGCCAGACAACAAAGTAATTGCCAGTGAGCTTAGCACCTTGCCAGAGCTGAAGAAGTACATGAAAAAGGTTATGCCTTTTGTTGCCATGATTAAG GAAAATCTAGAGAAGAATGGTTCATGTGTTCTTGATCTGGAGATGGAGTTTGATGAGCGGGCGGTGCTCACAGAGAATATTGTCTACTTGACAAATTCCCTGGAG CTGGATCACATTGAAGTGAAGTTTGCATCTGaagcagaagataaaataaaggaagaatgCTGTCCTGGAAAGCCATTCTCCGTATTCAGAACTGAG CCCAGCGTGTCTGTGTTTTTGGTGAACCCTCAGCCATCAAACGGCCACTTCTCTACAAAAATTGCCATCAGGCAGGGGGACAGCAGAGAGACAGTAATCAGGCGCTTGATGAAGACGGACAGAGGAATCAAAG ATCTCTCTAAAGTGAAGCTGATGAGATTTGATGATCCTGTGCTCGGGCCACGCCGTGTTCCAGTCCTTGGcagagaagaagcagagaaaacacCCATTCTGGAGCAAGCCATCTTCCACATCAATCTGGAGAAGAAACAGGTTTGCATTACTGAGAACGGCCTGACAAAGGACATCGGTGACACAATTGTTTATCTGGTTCACTAA